A stretch of the Conger conger chromosome 3, fConCon1.1, whole genome shotgun sequence genome encodes the following:
- the cops6 gene encoding COP9 signalosome complex subunit 6 has protein sequence MAASNGGGMEVDGAAGPSVMASGVTGSVSVALHPLVILNISDHWIRIRSQEGRPMQVIGALIGKQEGRNIEVMNSFELLSHTVDDRTHIDKEYYYTKEEQFKQVFKDMEFLGWYTTGGPPDQSDIHIHKQVCEIIESPLFLKLNPMTKHTDLPVSVYESVIDIINGEATMLFAELTYTLATEEAERIGVDHVARMTATGTGENSTVAEHLIAQHSAIKMLHSRVKVILEYVKAVEAGEVPFNHEILREANALCHRLPVLSTLKFKTDFYDQCNDVGLMAYLGTITKTCNSMNQFINKFNVLYDRQGIGRRMRGLFF, from the exons CTGGGCCCAGTGTGATGGCATCGGGGGTGACGGGGAGTGTCTCAGTGGCCCTACACCCCCTTGTTATCCTCAACATCTCAGACCACTGGATCCGGATCCGGTCTCAGGAAGGCAGGCCCATGCAGG TGATCGGAGCTCTGATTGGGAAGCAGGAGGGCAGGAACATTGAGGTCATGAACTCCTTTGAGCTGCTCTCGCACACCGTGGATGACAGGACTCACATCGACAAGGAGTACTATTACACCAAGGAGGAACAAT tcaaGCAGGTCTTCAAAGACATGGAGTTCCTGGGCTGGTACACTACAGGCGGCCCTCCCGACCAATCGGATATCCACATTCACAAACAG gtgtgtgagatCATTGAGAGTCCTCTGTTCCTCAAGCTGAACCCCATGACTAAACACACTGAC CTGCCAGTCAGTGTATATGAGTCGGTCATTGACATCATCAATGGAGAg GCCACCATGTTGTTTGCGGAGCTGACGTACACTCTGGCCACTGAGGAAGCAGAGCGCATCGGGGTGGACCACGTGGCCCGAATGACTGCCACAGGCACCGGGGAGAACTCAACAG tggCAGAGCACCTCATAGCTCAGCACAGCGCCATCAAAATGCTTCACAGCAGAGTGAAGGTCATCCTGGAGTATGTGAAAGCAGTGGAAGCAG GTGAGGTGCCGTTTAACCACGAGATCCTGCGGGAGGCCAACGCTCTGTGTCACAGGCTTCCCGTTCTGAGCACGCTCAAGTTCAAGACAGATTTCTACGAT CAATGCAACGACGTGGGGCTCATGGCATACCTGGGTACCATCACTAAAACCTGCAACAGCATGAACCAGTTCATCAACAAGTTCAACGTCCTGTACGACCGGCAGGGAATCGGCCGCAGGATGAGGGGGCTGTTCTTCTGA
- the LOC133123288 gene encoding arp2/3 complex-activating protein rickA-like: MISQFFLLGALCSLMLLPGLLEATSLMKILKQEEPAGRIPVGIDSTRANTFLSHSRPKRNADPRWYRNAPDFQAYYRYYNNIGHVEGLYEIDRIRMVYQQMRSLEHMYGPNASLFQNSLGVPPAKCDPSKDKKCKKYLPPPPAPPSTAPPPPPLSLADVVYLCNAKDPLCKPHIVYLPTGAVPVLCDPRYHPACKPKKSEAPAGPALPQRPPPPPQKSVPAPPPPAPKKSVPAHPPPPPAPIHTYKGMEYDCDSYWDPDCLIDHPPRPVKGQPAPPPPPPIPEEEEEEEEEEEEPAPPSITHINKGKKLSPYPDYHQELYDPYRFSYPAPDSQ, from the exons ATGATATCTCAGTTCTTTCTGTTGGGGGCCCTGTGCTCCCTGATGCTACTGCCAG GTTTGCTGGAAGCCACTTCTTTGATGAAAATCTTGAAACAGGAAG AGCCAGCAGGGCGGATCCCCGTTGGCATCGACTCGACCCGGGCAAACAcgttcctctctcactcccgaCCCAAACGCAACGCAGACCCACGGTGGTACCGCAACGCCCCCGACTTCCAGGCCTACTACCGCTACTACAACAACATCGGGCACGTCGAGGGG CTGTATGAGATCGACCGGATCAGAATGGTGTACCAGCAGATGCGCAGCCTGGAGCATATGTACGGCCCCAATGCCTCCCTCTTCCAGAACAGCCTGGGCGTACCACCTGCCAAGTGTGACCCATCCAAGGAcaagaaatgcaaaaaatacCTGCCCCCGCCTCCGGCCCCCCCCAGCACGGCgccgcccccacccccgctcTCCCTGGCGGACGTGGTCTACCTGTGCAACGCCAAAGACCCTCTGTGTAAGCCCCACATTGTGTACCTGCCCACCGGGGCTGTTCCTGTGCTCTGCGATCCCCGATATCACCCCGCCTGCAAACCCAAAAAATCTGAGGCTCCTGCAGGACCTGCCCTACCTCAAcgccctcctccacctccccaaAAATCGGTCCCtgcaccccctcctcccgctCCCAAAAAATCAGTCCCTgcgcaccccccaccccctcctgcccccataCACACCTACAAAGGAATGGAGTACGACTGTGACTCTTACTGGGACCCTGACTGCCTGATCGACCACCCCCCCAGGCCTGTGAAAGGGCAGCCtgctcccccgcccccaccacccatccctgaggaggaggaggaagaggaggaagaggaggaagaaccAGCGCCGCCCTCCATCACCCACATCAACAAGGGCAAAAAATTAAGCCCTTACCCTGACTACCACCAGGAGCTCTATGACCCTTACCGCTTCTCGTACCCGGCACCAGACAGCCAGTGA